A window of Malania oleifera isolate guangnan ecotype guangnan chromosome 2, ASM2987363v1, whole genome shotgun sequence genomic DNA:
tttttaatttgaaacatcGAACATAAATATCAACAGTCGCCACCCAAAGGTCCAAAGCGTTTGGTATTCAAGTTTTCTCAAATCTCAatcatatattttctttttctttttaatttcaaaaaaagtcttaaatatttttattgagcttaGATCTCATGCAAGCAACTTGAGTCACTACAATTTTAAAGAAATTAACTATAGCTTAGAACCCATCTACACACATCTTTTAAATTATTTGGGTGAATGTTACTAGAGTTGCGAAAAAACATTTAAGAATCGAATCGATCTTAAAAGTTGATTCGAATCAAACCAAAAATTCAGTTCACCTATTAATTTCTTAATATCAGTTTGGGTTCATCTCTTTAATAGCTTTCAATTATTGGTTTAGTTTCAATTTTAATGTTCATGAACTATCCATTACCTAAAccaaattgatatatatatatatatatatatatatatatatgtaatatatatattatttattagtatGTAACAATACACATAATATATCCAAAATTAAAAAAGTTAATAcggaaaattatttttttattgttgatttatccaaaTAAGGCTTGATTGTGCATATGAAATCAAATTTGAAGTAAAAGATCTaaacttttttcaaaaaagaaattgTAACATTATGAGAATCAATTAACGGAAGAATTCAAATTGATTTCAGttctcaaaaaagaaaaaaataacttGGACCTTCAATTTTAATAATCAAATCATGAATTAAAAATACTTCTAACTGTTATTGTACACACTCAACGCGTTATATATGTTGCTCATAGCTGCATGCTTTAGGATTCTCAAATTCTtaactcttaattttttttaaattcttacattattatttttacaattaTACCCTTTTAACTtttagaaaaattcccttcaccATATTTAATAAAACAGATCGAAACTTGATGGGTGATCTGTGACCCGCCTATTCAAATTGAGTTTAAGATTTATGCTAgctgacccgtttataaacaggtCCACCCGAAGTTAATCCGTTTATAAACAGGTCAATTCGGGTCCAGATCAGGTCGCCGTCGGATGACCCGCTTATCTCACTATCTAAATAATTTAATAGAACCTtcattaatttttagaaattaaacaGTGTTGATAGGCCTAAATTAACAATCACTTTACGCCTACTGCTGCACGTTCTCTCTGATTTTAATTTAGGCAGAGCAATTATTATTCTTAAAGAACACTGTCCATGCATCTTAGGTTTGCACGTGATTCGGGGGGCCCAGCCTGAGCTCGTAGCACGTGACAGCTACTAAGATCAATCAATCAAACCTAGCTACCTCCTTCTTCACCCTTTATAATTCACTATAGATAGATTCTTCATTTGGGTTCCAATGAGTTTGGTCGATGTGaatatatttcttattttttatttttcaaaaataatacgaatgctatttattttttcaaaaatagctAAGAATTAATAAATTTCATTTGACTCAAAAACTATATTACtagtatatataaatattacaTAAACAAAAGatacataataaatatattgagGTATGTGGTTCTGTAAAAAAAAAGGCATCAcactaagatgactcacactgctTCTACGTCGTCGTTTTATTGGTGGCAGCGCATACAACTTCGCATCCGAGTCTCTATCCGTCTTATACAGCATTTCGGTACAATCCGAAACATATCGGCCGAAACATTAACAAGCTCTCAGCGGGAACCCGCAGAGGCAATCGTTGTAAGCAAACGACGTCGCTTCGAGGCGAGCGCAGGGCTCCCCCTGAGGAATCTTCCCGCACAAGTGGTTGTGACTCACGTCCAAGTGCCCGATATACGAAACTGACGAAATCGATTTCGGGATTGGACCTCTCAATTTATTGAATGACAAATCTAACATCATAAAATACGATCTCGGCCCGAAAACGTCAGGTATGTTTCCCTCGAAGGAATTTCGGCTCAGATTCAGTATGTTCAAGGAAGATGTTAGCAAACTCGCCGGTATTCTCCCCGAAATCGCGTTGCCGTCGAGATTTAACGTCGAAAGAACCGGCATTCTCCCCAAGGATTCCGGTACCGGACCCGAAATACGGTTCTGAGCAAGGTCCAAATCGGCGAGCCGGTACATGGTCGGTATCGAGTTCGGAATTGGGCCGTACAACCGGTTCTGGCTCATCAGAGCCCGGCTCAGCATCCGGAGGCTCCCGAACGCCCGGGGAATCGTGCCGGTGATTTTGTTGTTCCGAATGTCGAAGTGCGTCAACGACGAGAGTCTCGTGATGGACGGCGGGATCCGGCCCGAGATGAGGTTGTCAGCGACGTTGAACACCGTGAGCCGGCCGAGCTGACCAATGTCGGGGGGGAGCTGGCCGGAGATCCGGTTCCCGATGAGGTCGACGATTCGGAGGAACGGCAACGACGCGATGCACTGCGGGATCTCGCCGGAAATGCCTTTCCAGTCGGCTATGATGATGCTCGAGAGGCGGGTGAGTTTGCAAATGGAAGGGGAGATCGAACCGGTCATGAACCCGGTCCGACCGGCACGGCGGAAGATGGGATCCTCGGACTCGCCGCGGAGGTTGAGGTCAGCGACGCGGCCTGTGGTGGGATCGCAGATGACGCCGTACCAGTTGTGGCAGCAGTCGGTGCCCGTCCACGAGTTGAAGATGCCCAAGTACGGCTCGTGTAGAGCCGATTTTATGGCCAGGAGAGCCGCCCGCTCCGACGGCGGGCAGCTTCTAACGGCGGTGGTGCCGACGGCGAGTAGTACAGCCACAATGAACAACACAacccccatctctctctctctctctctctctctctctctctctctctcgctcagaGTCTCAGATTTCTCTCTCTTAATGTTTGAGTGTCAGTGGAAGCACCGAACTATGGTACTGCCTGCTGCGTTAGGGAGGGAGGCATGGGGAGTCGCCACGGTTTTTATAGTTACATTTTGTATTTTGTGTGACGATTTTGTCCCTGacatttataattattaatgGCGGATGGACAGCTAAACATGGGAAGCGAGATGTGCATGGAGTGAGCATAACGATGTGGGCCCGCGGTTAGCGGGGTCCACTCAAGTGAAGGACTGCATGGGATGTTTTGCCACGTGGTGATTCCTTATccataatttatttttctattatttgaattttttggaAGAGGAACAAGTTAAGTTCCAATAATTTTTAATGTaaaaagttttatatatatttggagACTTCAGaaaatttgtttaattagaaaaattaaataatctCCTTTAATAGAGAATTCTTTGTAATCAATTTGAAAAGTAACACTAAAAACCATGTGTGTATTTAAATGTGAGCAATGCAGTGTTTTATATTAGAAATAAAATGATTTAACTTAAAATTGGgattatatattcatatttatgtTTCATTGAGGTTTTGTTAAATAACTTCTTAGACTATGTGGGTGATTAACAAGTTTAGAATTTGACTCATCTAACTCTTTTCAACTAGTGGAATATGTGACATTTATATATTTTGACTAGATTAATGTagtcaatttttaattttatttttgacaaTTGTCTTCATTGTCATTATTGACCTTTATACGCTAAGGATGAGAATATCAAGCTACTTCAGAATATCGAGCTTCTTCTTCTTACTAAACGTTGTGGAATATTAGAAATCAATGAATGAAGTGACGTGTCCCTTTGATGAGTGAAATAAAAATAGTGCAGTTTTGAAACCACGGATAGATAATTTTTAATCTAATTTGTGTTTCCTACCCTAATACATTTTGCTTTATGAGGATGCTTGTGAGACAAGTATCACACTCCCTTCCCATCCATAATGTTGAAGTTAGTTTACTAGTACAATTAGCATAGCCATAGCACAATTGATCCTTAAGAATTGGCAGATTTGTTGGGCTTGGCCTACTTGTGCATTAAGGTCGATGTTGACTAAAtagtttatatataatatttctttGCATTGAAAAATTAGTCCTTTTGCAAGGATTGTCACTTTTTTTGCACATAGAACTAGAAGGGAATCATACATATAACTTAAACCCTTAATTCTATTAATAAAGAGGAGTATTTTTATTGTGCATGGGCTTGAATAGGTATTGGGGCATTGATTTTGAGTGGAGTGAACTTAATACTCATCTTATCGTGTTCTACCTCATTATAAGGGATAAGGCCATCTACGAGACCTTCTAGGATGTACAAACAATCCTTTGTTTAGTTAACCTCCCTTACCAACACAACTACTCTCTTCGTTCCCAATTTTATGCTTTTTGATTGAGAAATTTTTTCTGAATTcttgttgttgactttttgaatctgatccttattttgatgctgataatgcacaagtatcttatgtgtgttttaagtacttgaacaggtttacATTTCAGCATGGACATAAAATACTGGTACATAGAAGTCAAAATGATTCTTAACACACATACAACTTGGCATATTCCATAAAGAatcaaagagcaaagaagaagacatgttatttttatttgtaatgcatttggtttttaaatttggtctgtaataatgcatgacttgcatgatatgattaaaAGTTCAAAcgaccatagactaaccataggggacctaaactttaataaaaaaattcttttcataaaagttaaaatcaaacaagggtttttgaaatatctttagggtcaaaattagggcaaaaacATAGGTGTTAaatgacctcggtcgaccgaccctcacTAGTTAAAACTAGCTTAATCGACCGACCATACCTTAGgccaaaaatcaaagaaatacaaaactcggtcgaccgaccaaattaACACACAAAATCCTCAATCAacctgtgacgccccgattttcttaccatttttttctcCAATaagtaataaatattaatcaagcATCGGTCAcgtcaaaaactctgataccatttaaacataacctgaCCTGAAGTGGGTGCCAGGTAAACAATCATACCCTAACAACAAAAGTCAATACTTATAActcattcagaatacaaataaccagagttctaaccatccatatatatatacatacccagaaatcaaccaaaaactctaggAGAATCATACAaccctagctcaaaatactcaccctgtctatcaaggtaccagctcccctctatctcagagctctatctccTGGTCTATCAcagttccttgaaatatttagatatttgagtgagacacatctcagtaagacagaataaattatttacagtgtgtggcagtatgagtttcgttTTATTATAATGtactcatttcagtgataataccatctgagaaaaatataccaagtatactcataatcatatatatataaacataagctttaattttattttcaaactcattcacatgcaaccatatttatcagcgaaagttcctgatgataggggagattacacgcccatacatgtggcttccctctgctctaatatagTTTGTAACCTTATCCGATTAACTTAGGTGAGGCTGCAACTAATACTTATTATGGCACTCACCTTACTAAGTAAACTCTCAGGTGAAGAGTtatacttcgccctaattatttatgttattaaactcacgctctttcatttctcattttcatttcacatctagctcatgaaTGTCCTCGATAACCAATCTATATGCCCtttataactcatggctgccctaaggatattaTCCACGCCATGTGTAAAGACCCAAAATTTCTGCtatcttaattttttatttttatgataattaccataatagctatggtaccatgacATACTAtcaaagtcaacccagacccataAGCACCGGGGATTTGcatgtttatacatacatattacctaagaagcggaaccaaaatacactttacatatatacaataccaaagtttcacTATTTCTACATATGCACATATATACCCTAAAAACCATCATGAGTCTGACCCGACTACTCACCCTACAACTGGGTGGTACCTAAGAACTCCGCTATCACGGAGCTCACTCCACTCGTCAGTcgggatttcctaaaatatttgtaatgctagggtgagacacctctcagtaagggaaataaactaatattagtgtgtggcaatgtgagtattatcatactatatatatatactgcaaataatgtaactgtaatatatacatatcttaagtTGTAACTGATATCATAAGAATATCTCTACTTTTAAACATACTATATCATTATGAATTTTCATATCTttaaaatcatctgttaaatctgtATTTTACCGAAATTATACCTTCGATGTATATCTGAGTATCATGATTTCACCCCACATGAttcgggttgtgtggcctgtaggctggacttaccgttggctggcctaccaggctaagtcaaacatagcaTTATTCATAACGTAAGTATCATGAATACTTACATCCTCTTCCAAGCCTTTAAATTTAAATGTAAATTAATGAAAAAAGAAGTATCTTACAACTAATAAGTATCCTGAAGGCTGCGTCTTTCTTCAATTCTCAAGAAAGAAATCTTGTAACAGTATAAGAAAGTTTTACCTTCGTTTttcttttttcccaaaaaatttaAGTCGTAAAAtgacagatatatgaaatgtctATGAAGAAAGATACACTGAAAAGACAACACAAGAAGGGAAAATCAATGAAAATAAGCTCAAGAAATGGCTTTCCTTTGCAAGCAAACTGAGCCTAAAGAAACAAAATACAAATTTCAGACCCTACCACCTTAGGGTTCTTAGCGATGCTATACAAAAATGGAACCTTTTAGAGTCAGCAAAGCTAAGCTCACCCACAAGCCCACCTCCCCACTCCAAAAGGCCAAAAGCTAACCAAGCTAAGGCTAAGAGCCTAAGAGGTCAAAAATTGGAAGGCGAAGACCAAATGGTCCACAGCCTGTGCTTTTCAATTTTCATTACACCAACGTAATTGCCACTCTTATAAAGTTTGATTTGATTAACCCAATCAACTATATATGCACATCGTTTACGATTAGCCAAAAAAGAAAGTAATGGTTCAGGTAAGGACTTGTTGTAAGTAAGTGGGTTTTGTGCAGGTTAAGTAGTTCAGGTGTAATTAATTCTAGATTTATCTGTAATGGTTTTTATGTTTGAATGGTTTTGgacgagtttttttttttggatatctGTAATATTTCGGAACCGttaatgtaaccacggtattcatctaccataagtgagggtaattaataaagatTTAGTGGTTTGTTTTCAGTTGATGATATTAGTGTTGATTagcaaattttaaggacgaaatatttataaggaggagagaatgtagagatctggaaaaatagtaattaatgaaataataaataaaataggaaATTTAGTTTGGTAaaggccaaaccgtcaacggttttggtggagctcaaaaaatcattgacggttttgagttaccatGGCCAAGTAAGGGTAAAACGGTGAAAAAGGgatttggttaaaaaccaaatcgtcgacagttttgcTGCGGGTGAGAGACCTATAAATAGGATTCAAACTCAtttttttaggaaatttcatttcctctctctctctctctcttttcaatttttcACCCAATTTAAGCCCGAATCAAAGGATAAACATCATTTCGGGATCCCAGTGACAATTCTCTGCAATTTAACCGGAGCGGTTTCATTGTTTAggctttccaggcaccactccaaaactaaggtaaggaatatgtttttcaagtttaattagttattggaagaGTATAGGCTTAGGAGTATTAAAATAGTTGTTATTCTGGGATTGAgttaattaaattagggtttatggatgcAGGGTTTGTGCATGCGCCGCAGGCACGGTTTTGGAATCCCTACAGGCACAtttttaggaattaggtaaggggaataagttatatcaataatttttagaaattcaacTAGTTAAATTATAGAATGTGATTACTGGAATAATGTTTATGGTTTTCTGAATAATTTTATGGGTACGAAAATTATGGTTGATTTATTAAATGTGTATTTGAGAAAAACCCTGGTATTATAGGTTTGAGAAAACCATAGAAAAGGATATACAATATTTTTAGCAAAATGTATATTTTTCCAAGgtaattattatattaagaattatactcaaattatgtggcatgagaataaccaGCTAGAATACTTTATGATGATATACAGCAGATTATGATTTTGTACAGAGATCAGAaaatgctatgtatatgattttatactaattttagaattttatgaatatgataaaaatatgatatGGCAGATTTACGCAAAgatatgatatgccggttttGTACCGAGACAACTATGATATGATGGTTTTTATTATACcgattatgatatgacagatatGATGTGATAATGAAATATGATTAATACAGACTTATGAAATGATGATTATAAGATATGATTACATGAACAGTTATGTTATATAAAGTGTACTATATGatataagaaccctgatggattaaGTAAGTATAGAACACAataccgtagctagctagccaAATCAGATAGTGTAACCCCCTATGTGCCGACCCGAAAAGTGTTGCAGAGACTAGGATGGGCAAATCAGGTTGGTGTTTAGacaacagtgcaaccacactattcaaaaaGTGTTGGGTCAGACGCTGATTAGCCCCCGAAGTGTTGTGGAGAGCAGGATACCCCCTAGATCCGACATGTGAAGTGCTGTGGAGAGTATGATAAGCGGACCAGGTTGGATGGTCAATCGTGCGTAGTTAAGTTATATTTGAGTTAACCTGGTAGGTTAGTCATGGTTAAGTCCAACTTTCGGGTCACATAACCTgatcatgcagggttaattcatgatagtATGTCAGTACCATCAGGGTAAGAAAGAAAAGAGATTATATTGTAAAGATATGTGCATATTTATAAAAACATGATAACTTACTAAGTAAAAGGATGTTTGAGTAAGAATTAAGTATTTTCAATaataggtgtgagttacagttTAAATGCAGCTTTCTTTACAGCTAAATTAATGGTTATATATTTTACTCCTGCGAagaacttatttgccacacactgattgtaacgccccgaacccttaaacccgggtccggtgcgttatacctgataaaattcctaataatccataatccataatatacgcagcgaaaatataaccataatctccatataacataataccagagtttactaattctaactaccaaccataataaattaatcatccacgaGTTATTCAAAtgtatacatgtctccaaaacattatccactaataccagtatgtttcacaaccatccatatcttataaaacttataacataaattataaaacataaaaatatacccttttttcttatatcttccaaaaatgttataaaatctcgaactctcaaagctcgatcctgagaaatcctgaaaaaaatgaattcatattcgggtgagacacatcttaataagggaagaaataatatattaaaacagtgtgtggccaacatgagtttatatatgacatattatttaacatttgaaaatcgttaacataatttctgaaatcattccctgaacctaatcaaacacatgcaaatgtttaacccacgagattacccgaggataggggtgattacccgcccatacaagtagcacccctctgctctgatacctaggcaacccaaaggggGCAGCTAAatataccaaggcactcaccttactcagtaagccctcaggtgttaaattaatctcgtactcacgcattcaacaatagtttatcggcaaaggctccaaggatagggaattctacccgcccatacaagtagattccctctaccctagtgcgttatgcagctactgccacatctgaagctactagtgcactcgccttactcagcaagccttcaggcgaaaggtacgcctcacccaatcgtaacatgttctacgtacatacatacttctattatcataatacatcattcttttctgtcattatacattcatgcacattcattcctgttcataacttaactttgcatttcgtttcactttaagtggctctttcccatttacatcatttacatttgtcatttcatttcattgttatttcatcgtcatttcattgcataacatttcatttcattacttcgtactacagctggtctttagccatcatcagttagtctacatagaaacgtgctaaatctgctaacacagctccttttaactgtcatcagttagtctacacagaagtgtgctagatctgctaacatggctctctttcagctgtcttacatttacatggttgcatttaacatacataggtaacattgtccatatcatattttattttcattgctttacttacttagcctgcatctcatacatttaatatatatttgcacagaatctcatgccacacaatttagcaataaaattcatacattgcctgtaaaataagtcaaccaacatttaacatttatatactgaaaatacctttcatttcttacttaattatcctg
This region includes:
- the LOC131147888 gene encoding DNA damage-repair/toleration protein DRT100, with amino-acid sequence MGVVLFIVAVLLAVGTTAVRSCPPSERAALLAIKSALHEPYLGIFNSWTGTDCCHNWYGVICDPTTGRVADLNLRGESEDPIFRRAGRTGFMTGSISPSICKLTRLSSIIIADWKGISGEIPQCIASLPFLRIVDLIGNRISGQLPPDIGQLGRLTVFNVADNLISGRIPPSITRLSSLTHFDIRNNKITGTIPRAFGSLRMLSRALMSQNRLYGPIPNSIPTMYRLADLDLAQNRISGPVPESLGRMPVLSTLNLDGNAISGRIPASLLTSSLNILNLSRNSFEGNIPDVFGPRSYFMMLDLSFNKLRGPIPKSISSVSYIGHLDVSHNHLCGKIPQGEPCARLEATSFAYNDCLCGFPLRAC